The genomic segment TGGCCGCCCATCCCGCACCCTCCATCCCCTCGTCAAGGAATCCCATGCCCTGCTCCCCGTCCCTGCGCCGCACTGCCCTGCTGGCCCTGTATGCCCTGCTATGCGGCTTGGCCGTCCCTGCAACCCCTGCGCTGGCGCAAGAGGTCTATCCCTCCCGGCCCGTCAGCATCGTCGTAGGTTACCCGCCGGGTGGCAGCGTCGACCTGGTCGCGCGCACCTTGGCCGTCGAGTTGGGCCACAGGCTCGGCGTGCCCATGGTGATTGAGAACATCGGCGGTGCCGGTGGCGCCATCGGCGCCCAGAGAGTGGCCAGCGCTGCACCCGATGGCTACACGCTGCTCGTAGGCTCGATCAATGAATTGGTGATCAACAAACTGGTGACCAGGGCGGTCAAATACGATCTGAAGGATTTCAGCGCCATCGGCCACATCGTCTCGCAGCCGCTGGTGCTGGTGGCTTCGCCCGGGGTGGGGGTGCAGAATTTGGCCGAATTCACGCAAAAGGTCGCGCGCAACCCGGGCAAGTTCAGCTATGGCAGTTCGGGCGTGGGTACCTCGCTGCACTTGGCCGGTGAAATGATCAAGGAGCAGGGTCGGTTGTTCATGACGCATATCCCGTACCGCGGCGTGGCGCCGCTGGCCAGTGACCTGTTGGGCAACAACCTGGAGTTCGGCATGTTCGCGCTCTCCAGCGGCCTGCCGTACATCAAAAGCGGCAAGCTGATCGCGCTGGGCACGACCGAGGCCAGCCGCTCGGCCATCACGCCCGACATCCCGGCGCTGGCCGAGTCGCCGCAGTACAAGAACGTGGATATAGGCGGCTGGTTCGCCCTGATGGCCCCTGCCGGCCTGCCCCGGCCGACGCTCGACAGGCTCAGGAAGGCGCTGCACGACAGCTTGCAGTCCGGCGAATTCCGCCAAAAGATGCAAGACAATGGCGCCACCGTCGCCGCCACCAAGCTGGACATAGACCAGTTCCTGGCGGCCGAGGTGGCCAAGTACCGCAAGATCATTGCCTCTGCCAGGATCGAAGAATGAACCTACCGCACCCGACGGCCCGAACGACCCCGACTTTCGCCCTGCCGGTGCCGGACTTGGCGGCTTGGCGCGCAGGCAACACCGGCACCGAAGGCGTATGGCACTTCGACTCGGGCCAACCCGGGCGCCACCTGATGATCAGCGCCCTGGTGCACGGCAACGAACTGTGTGGCGCCTGGGCCGTCAAGGGTCTGCTGGAGGCCGGTCTGCGTCCGCAGCAGGGCCGGCTCACACTGGCCTTGTGCAACCTCGAAGCCTTCGACCGTTTCGATGCCGCCCGGCACGACGCGGCGCGCTACATCGACGAAGACCTGAACCGCCAGTGGCTCGACGAGCGCATCGCCGCAGCCGACACCCGCGAAAGACGCCGCGCCGCGGCGTTGCGGCCTTTCGTGGCGCGCGCGGACTGGCTGCTGGACATCCACTCGATGCACGAGCCCTCGGCGCCGCTGCTGCTCACCGGCACCCGGGCGCGCAACCTGCAACTGGCGCAGGCCCTGCGCACGCCCGAATACATCGTCGTCGATGCCGGCCACCCCCAAGGCGTGCGCATGCGCGACTATGGCCGCTTTGGCCGCCCGGACGCCGAGGGCGGCGACACCCGTTCGTTGCTCATCGAATGCGGCTTCCATGGCGACCCGGCCAGCCGCGCCGTGGCGCAAGACCTGTGCCTGCGCGTGCTCGCCCAATCCGGCCTGCTGAGCGCTGCGGCCCTGGCGCAACGATTGCCCGGCTGGCGCCTGCCCGATGCACCACGCCAATGGGTGCTGGAGGTGACCGCCCCCGTGGTCGCCAGCAGCAGCGCCTTTCGCTTTGCCGCGCCCTACACCGGGCTGGAGCGGGTCGCAAAGGCCGGCACCGTGATCGGCGATAACGACGGCGTTGCCGTGACAACGCCCTATGACGACTGCGTGCTGGTCATGCCCTCCACCCGGCAGGCGTGTGCCGGTGTCACCGTGGTGCGTTTTGCGCGCTGCCGGTCGATCTGAAACACCCTGCCCCCGAGGCGCTGATGCCTGCGCGGGCGATCTGCATGACCGATACCAATGACCAATGGGTCCAGCGCCATCACGACACCGGCGCGCAGGCGGATCACCCGCAAGGGGCGCAGCGCCTGTCCCTGCGGTGGCCGAGGGTATGGTCGCGAACTCCAGCGGGGGCGGGCCATGGATCCGCTGCGTTGCCCATCACGCCATGCGGCACGGCGGCGCTTGTCACGTCCCCGGTGTGCCCCGGTGCGCGCGCCATCACCTGGTGTCGCGTCACGGATCAGATGTCGTAGGCTGCGCGCAGCCATCGGAGCGCAACGCAAGGCGCATCGCGCAGCCCATACCGAGCGTATTGGCAAGCGATGCAACGCCGCGATGCGCTTCGATGGCCAGCGCAGACCGACAGATGATCGGTGACGCGACACTAGCAGACAGGCGGCGGTAAAATCCGGCCCTGCACAGAGGTAACCCGCCCATGTCCATTTTCCGCCGCCCCGACTACCAGTCCGACACCACGCAATTCATCAACCAGCTCAAGGCCCGCCTGCCCGGGTTGGAAAAGCAGCAACTGGCCGGCCGTGCCCTGCTGTGGGACAAGAACGTAGACCGCCAGCTCTGGGCCGAATTGCGCGCCGCCCGGGTGCCGCAAAAGCCCTATGTCTACCAGACGGACAGCCACTGAATCGCGCAGCAAAACGACCGGTAGCGCATGCTCTCCATGCCCCTGCGGCCACCTGGTTGGGGCCATCGATGACCACGGCAAGCCCCGTCGATGCGCCCGGCATGCCGGTGGTGGTCGACCAAGTGGCGCTGGCGCGGCTGTATGGCGAGCCGCTGTTTGCGCTGCCCACCGATCTGTACATCCCGCCCGATGCGCTGGAGGTCTTTCTCGAAGCCTTTGAAGGCCCGCTGGATCTGCTGCTGTACCTGATCCGCAAGCAGAACTTCAACATCCTGGACATCCCCATGGCGGGCGTCACGCGCCAGTATCTGGCGTATGTCGAGGAGATCCGCAGCCGCAATCTGGAACTGGCCGCCGAATACCTGCTGATGGCCGCGATGCTGATCGAGATCAAGTCGCGCATGCTGCTGCCCCCCAGAAAGCAAGAGGGCGGCGCAGAGCCCGAAGATCCGCGCGCCGAACTGGTGCGCCGCCTGCTCGAATACGAGCAGATGAAGCTGGCCGCGCAGCGGCTGTCGCAGATGCCGCAGCATGGGCGCGATTTTTTGAAGGCCCAGGTGTTCATCGAGCAAAGCCTGCAGCCGCGTTTTCCCGCAGTGCAGGTGCGGCAGTTGCAACAGGCCTGGCGCGACATCCTCCAACGCGCCCAACTCGTGCAGCACCACAAGATCACGCGCGCCGAGCTTTCGGTGCGCGAGTACATGAGTCGGGTGCTCAAGACGCTGCAAGGCCGCCGCTTCGTCGCGTTCGAAGATCTCTTTGAACCCGGCCAAGGCCGCAGCGTGCTGGTGGTGATCTTCATCGCGCTGCTGGAACTGGCCAAAGAGGCGCTGATCGAGATCACCCAGGCCGAGGCGTTCGCGCCCATCTACCTGCGGCTGGCGTACACACCGGTGTAGCCTGCCGTCCGGCACATCCTTCACGTCGTTCGCTCTTCACCGCCTTGGCCGCTGGCCATGGCAGCCACCACCACCGCAAGCCATGGCAGCCCACGATTTCGACGTTCTCATCGCCGGCAGCGGCCTGGCCGGTCTGTCCGCCGCGCTGCACCTGGCGCCCACGCACCGCGTGGCCGTGATCACCAAGCGCCAGTTGCAAGACGGCTCCAGCGGCCGGGCCCAGGGCGGCATCGCCGCCGTGCTGGCCGATGACGACAGCTTTGCCGCGCATATCGAAGACACCCTGGTGGCCGGTGCCGGCCTGTGCGACCTGGCCACCACCCGCTTCGTGGTGGAGAACGCGCCCGCATCGATTGCCTGGCTGCGCCAGTTGGGCGTGCCTTTCACGCTCGAAGGCGAACTGCTGCACCTGACCCGCGAGGGCGGCCACAGCGCCCGCCGCATCGCCCATGTCACCGACGCCACCGGCGCGGCGGTGCAGCGCACGCTGATCGACGCGGTGCGCGGCACGCCAAACATCACGCTGTTCGAGCACCATACGCTGGTCGACCTGATCAGCACCAGCAAGCTGGGCCTGCCCGGCCACCGCTGCCTGGGCCTGTACGCGCTCGACAGCCGGACCGACACCGTCATCACCTTGCGCGCGAGCCAGACCATTTTGGCCACCGGCGGCGCGGGCAAGGTCTACCTGTACACCACCAACCCCGACACCGCCACCGGCGACGGCATTGCCGCCGCCTGGCGCGCGGGCTGCCGCGTGGCAAACATGGAGTTCATACAGTTTCACCCCACCGGGCTGTACCACCCGCACGCCAAGTCCTTCCTGATCAGCGAGGCGGTGCGCGGCGAGGGCGGGCTGCTGCTGCTGCCGCCTGCGGCCGGGGGCACGCGCTTCATGCCCGAGCATGACCCGCGCGCCGAACTGGCCCCGCGCGACGTGGTGGCCCGCGCCATCGACTTCGAGATGAAGCGCCATGGGCTCGACTGCGTGCACCTGGATATCTCGCACCAAAGCCCGGCGTTTTTGCAGGCGCATTTTCCGAACATCCTGGCGCACTGCGCAGCACTGGGCATCGACATCACGCGCGCGCCCATCCCGGTGGTGCCCACGGCGCATTTCACCTGCGGCGGTGTGCTCACCGACCTGGCGGGCCGCACCGACCTGCCCGGCCTGCATGCCGTGGGCGAGGTGGCCTGCACCGGCCTGCACGGGGCCAACCGGCTGGCCAGCAACTCGCTGCTCGAATGCCTGGTATTTGCCCGCGCCACCGCGCAGGCCATTGCCGCCGCGCCGGCCACCGGGCGCCCCGCCTTGCCCGTCTGGGATGACAGCCGCGTGACCGACGCCGACGAGGCGGTGGTCATCTCGCACAACTGGGACGAACTGCGCCGCTTCATGTGGGACTACGTGGGCATCGTGCGCACCAACAAGCGCCTGGAGCGCGCCGCCCACCGCATTGCGCTGCTGCAAGGCGAGATCGACGAGTTCTACGCGCACTTTCACGTCACACGCGACCTGCTGGAACTGCGCAACCTGGTACAGGTGGCCGACCTGATCGTGCGCAGCGCCCAACTGCGCCGCGAAAGCCGCGGCCTGCACTACAGCCGCGACTACCCCGCGCTGGCCGCCCCCGCCGCCCCCACCATCCTGGTGCCGCCGGCGGCCTGATTCCATTTCTGAATCGTTCGTGAACGCGAGGCGCAGCGCAGACAGTACCAATGTGCGGCCAGCGAAGCCGACAAAGTGCACGGATGATTGGGAAATGGAATGAACTACCGCGCCCCGGCGCCCCGACCGATGACCTACAGCGTCAAGGAAATCTTCTACACCCTGCAAGGCGAAGGCGGCCAGACCGGCATGCCCGCCGTGTTCTGCCGCTTTGCCGGCTGCAACCTCTGGAGCGGCCGCGAAGCCGACCGTGCCGATGCGCTCTGCCGCTTTTGCGACACCGACTTCGTGGGCACCGACGGCACCCTGGGCGGCAAGTTTGCACAGGCCGATGCGCTGGCCGAGCGGATCGCCGCACAGTGGCCCGCCGCCGACAGCGCGCACCGCCTGGTGGTGTTGACCGGCGGCGAACCACTGCTGCAAGTCGATGCCGCCCTGCTGGCAGCCCTGCATGCGCAGCAGTTTCGCATCGCGGTGGAAACCAATGGCAGCCTGGCCGCACCGCCCGGCATCGACTGGCTGTGCGTCAGCCCCAAGGCCGGCGCGCCCTGGGTTCAGACGCAGGGGCAAGAGCTCAAGCTGGTGTGGCCCCAGGCCGGGATGGATCTGGCGGCCATTGCCCGCACCGGGCAGTTCACCCACCGCTTCCTGCAACCCATGGACGGGCCCGATCAGGCCGCCCACATCGCCATCTGCATCGCCGCCTGCCTGCAACAACCGCTCTGGCGCCTGAGCTTGCAGACGCACAAGATCAGCGGCATCCGCTGACGTGCCGTCCCGCCAATGGCTGCACACATCTTGGGTCCTCGGGCAAGCACCGCGAACAACACGCTCCGCGATCAGGTCAGTGCGTCGTCGGACACCGCCCGCATGTGGGCGGGCCTGGGCCTGGGCTTGGCGTCGGTGTCCGGCGCGTGGACGCACCCGTTGATGATCACGATTGCAAATCCGTTGTGCGCAAGTCCTGCTAGTGTCGCGTCACCGATCAGATGTCGTAGGCTGCGCGCAGCCATCGGCGCGCAGCGCAAGGCGCATCGCGCAGCCCATACCGAGCTGTATTGGCAAGCGATGCAACGCCGCGATGCGCTTCGATGGCCAGCGCAGACCGACAGATGATCGGTGACGCGACACTACGGGGAACCCCAGGTTTGGAGGGAAGTGCAATGGAGCGCCTGCGAACTGCTCGGTGCAACGCTCAATAGTCATGCTCGACAAAGCGCTCGAAGCTCTCCTTGAGTTGGTGCTGCCACAGGCGTTTGTCGGCGTTGCCCGCGAAACTCGCCTCGAAGCTGTTGAACGCCAACTGGTAGGCCTGCCGGGCCGTCAGTCCTGTCGCGGCGAACACCTGGGTGAAGTTTTCGTTGATGTAGCCGCCAAAGTAGGCCGGGTCGTCCGAATTGACCGTGGCTGCCAGGCCGGCATCGAGCAGCCGGCCCAGGTTGTGCTGCGCCAGGCTGGGGAACACGCACAGCTTTTGGTTGGACAGGGGGCACACGGTCAGCGCAATGCGCTGATGCGCCAGGCGCTGCATCAGCGCTGCGTCATGCACGGCCTGCACGCCGTGGTCTATGCGCTCGACCCGCAGCACATCGAGCGCGCTCCAGATATAGGCTGGCGGCCCCTCTTCGCCGGCATGGGCCACCAGGTGCAGGCCGCGCTCGCGGCAGCGCGCGAACACCCGGGCGAACTTTTCCGGAGGATGGCCCTGCTCGCTGGAGTCCAGCCCCACGCCCACGATCTTGTCGAGCAGCGGCTCGGCCTGCTCCAGCGTCTCGAAGGCCGCCTTTTCGCTCAAGTGGCGCAGAAAGCAAAGGATCAGCGTGGCGCTGATGCCCAACCCGGTGCGCGCCTCTGCGCAGGCGCGGTGCAGGCCATCGATCACGGTCTCGATGGCCACGCCGCGTGCGGTGTGGGTCTGCGGGTCGAAGAAGATTTCGGCATGCAGCACCCGGTCCCGGGCCGCTCGGGCCAGGTAGGCGTGCGCCAGGTCATAAAAGTCCTGCTCGTGCCGCAGGACACTGGCGCCGGCGTAGTAGATGTCGAGAAAGCTCTGCAGATTGCAAAACGCATAGGCGCTGCGCAGTTCGGCCACGCTGGCGTAGGGCAGTTGCAGGCCATTGCGCTGCGCCAGCGCAAAGATCAGTTCGGGCTCCAGCGAGCCCTCGATGTGGATATGCAGTTCGGCCTTGGGCATGGCACGCAGCAGCTCGGGCAGGCGAGCGGCACTGACGGGGGGGATTTTGAACATCGGCAGACTCCAGCGGTGATGCCGCTCGCACGCAGCAGGCGACGGCAGGCGGTAGGCGGTAGGCGGATGATGCCTCGTCGGCCGGCACTAGTGTCGCGTCACGGATCATCTGTCGGTCTGCGCTGGCCATCGAAGCGCATCGCGGCGTTGCATCGCTTGCCAATACAGCTCGGTATGGGCAAGCGATGCGCCTTGCGCTGCGCTCCGATGGCTGCGCGCAGCCTACGACATCTGATCCGTGACGCGACACTGGTCTGGCCGCAAGCGCTGCATGCCGATTCGCCTGCGGTCCGGGGCCCGGTTCGGGGGTACCCGCCCGGCGCCGCTGTGCAAGATCGGCGCCTCAGCCGTGGTGCTGGTGCGTGGCCAGTGTGTGCGGCTTCATCTCTATCGAGTAGCCCGGGCGCTGCGGCGGCATGTAGGCGGCGTTGCGGATCACGCAGGGATCGACGAAATGCTCGTGCAGGTGATCGACATACTCGATCACGCGGCCCTGCTTGCTGCCGGCGATGCACAGGTAGTCGATCATGGCCAGATGCTGCACGTACTCGCACAGGCCCACGCCGCCGGCGTGCGGGCAGACCTTCAGGCCGTGCTTGGCGGCCATCAGCAGCACGGCCAGCACCTCGTTGACACCGCCCAGGCGGCAGGCGTCGATTTGCACCACGTCGATGGCCTCACGCATGATGAACTGCTTGAACAGGATGCGGTTTTGGCACATCTCCCCGGTGGCCACCTGCATGACCCCGCTGAGCGCCTGGCGAATCCGCCGGTGGCCTTCGACATCATCGGGGCTGGTGGGTTCTTCGATGAACCAGGGCTTGGCAAAGGCCAGTTGCTGCAGCCAGGCGATGGCCTGATCGACCTCCCAGACCTGGTTGGCGTCCAGCATCAACTGGCGCTCGGGCCCCAGCACTTGGCGCGCAATGCGCAGGCGGCGGATGTCGTCTTGCAGGTCGCGGCCCACTTTGAGCTTGAGGTGCCTGAAGCCGGCATCCACCGCTTGCTGTGCCAGGCGGCGCAGTTTGTCGTCGTCATAGCCGAGCCAGCCCGCCGAGGTGGTGTAGCAGGGGTAGCCGTTGGCCAGCAGGTCGGCGATGCGCTCCTGTTTCCCGACGGCACGCTCGCGCAGCAGCGCCAGTGCCTGCTCGGGCGTGATGCAGTCGCTGAGGTAGCGAAAGTCGATGGTTCGGACCAGTTCTTCGGGGCTCATCTGCGCCACCAGCCGCCACAGGGGCTGGCCTTCGGCCTTGGCCCACAGATCCCAGACGGCGTTGACCAGCGCGCCGGTCGCCAAGTGGATCGCGCCCTTGTCCGGGCCGATCCAGCGCAACTGGCTGTCGGAGGTGATGTGGCGCCAAAAGCGCCCCATGTCCCGGGTGATCCAGGCCAAGTCCAGCCCGATCACCAGATGCTCCAGCGCGCGGATCGCAGCGCAGCAAATCTCGTTGCCACGGCCAATGGTGAATGTCAGGCCATGCCCTTGCAGGGCGGGCTGGTCGGTCTCCAGCACCAGGTAGGCGGCGCTGTAGTCCGGGTCCGGGTTCATCGCGTCGGAGCCGTCCCGCTGCGCGGAGGTGGGAAAGCGCAGGTCCAGCACGCGCAGGGATCGGATGGTGGTCATGGGTCGGATGCGTTGCGGGCGGAAGAGGGCTCCGGCGAATCAGGCTTGCACCGTGCGTTGCCGCTGCTCGCCCAGCCCGCTGATGCCCAGCCGCATGGTCTGGCCGGCGACCAGGTACAGCGGCGGTTTTTGTCCCAGCCCCACACCGGGCGGGGTGCCTGTGGAAATCAGGTCGCCGGGTTGCAGGCTCATGCATTGGCTCAGATGGCTGATCAGTTGCGCGACACCGAAGACCATGGTGCGCGTGTTCCCGTTTTGAAAGCGCCGGCCATCGACCTCCAGCCACAGGTCCAGCGCCTGCGGGTCGGGCACTTCGTCGGCGGTGACGAGCCAGGGGCCGATGGGGCCGAAGGTGTCGCAGCCCTTGCCCTTGGCCCACTGGCCGCCGCCGCGCTCGAGCTGTAGTTCGCGCTCGGACACATCGTTGACCACGCAGTAGCCGGCCACATGCTCCATGGCCTCGGCCTCGGGGATATAGCGCCCGCCTTTGCCGATGACCACGCCGAGTTCGACCTCCCAGTCGGTGCGCTGGCTGCCGCGCGGAATCTCGACCGCATCGTCGGGCCCGACGATGGCGCTGGTCCACTTGGCAAAGACCACCGGCTCGGTCGGCACGGGTTGGCCCGATTCGGCGGCATGGTCGGCGTAGTTCAGACCGATGCAGACGAACTTGCCGACCTGGCCCACGCAGGCGCCCAGGCGCAGGTCCTGCTGCGCGACGCCGGGCACCAGCGGCAATGAGGCCGCGTCCAGCCGGGCGATGCGCGCCAGACCGGCGGGCGTCAGCGTCTGGCCTGCGATGTCGGGCACCACGGCCGACAGGTCGCGCACCCGGCCTTGCGCGTCGAGCAAGCCCGGTTTTTCCATGCCCTTGGGGCCATAGCGGAGAAGTTTCACAGCAGGGTTCCTGGTGGGGTGGTCTGGATCGATCGTATGAGGATCAATCGTACAAAACGGCGGCGATCTTGGGGTCGTCGATATTGTTCTTGTCGTACCAGTAAAAGCCGGTGTCGATCACCTTGGGCAACTTCTCGCCCTTGAGCGCCTTGACGGCGGCCTCCACGGTCTTGTAGCCGATGCCCACCGGATTTTGCGTGATGGCGCCGGCCATCAGGCCGGCCCTGATCGCATCCTTTTGCTGCTTGCCCGCGTCGTAGCCGATGACCACCAGCTTGCGCTTCATCTCTTTGACGCCGTTGATCACGCCCACGGCCGAGCCTTCATTGGTGCCGAAGATGCCCTTCAGATTCGGGTTGGCTTGCAGGATGGACTTGGTGATTTCGGTGGACTTGAGGTGGTCGCCGCCGCCGTACTGGATGCTGACGATCTTGATGCCCGGGTAGCTGGTCTTGATGCGCTCGACGAAGCCGTCACGGCGGTCTATGCCGGTGCTATTGGTCTGGTCATGCACGACCAACGCGATCTCGCCGCTCTTGCCGATCAACTCGGCCATTTTGTCTGCCGCCAATGCGGCCGCAGCCCTGTTGTCGGTGCTCGCCGTGGTCACCGGGATGTCGCTGTCCACACTGGCGTCGAAGGCCACGACCAGCACCTTGGCGGCCTGGGCCTTTTTGAGCAACGGGACCACGGCCTTTTTGTCGAGCGCTGCCAGACCGATCGCTTTCGGGTTCTTGGCCAGAACGGCGGCCAGCATGTCGATCTGCTTGTCGATCATCGCTTCCGACTCTGGCCCCTCGAACGTGACTTTGACATCGAAGTCCTTGCCCGCCTGCTCCGCCCCGGCCTTCACGGATTGCCAGAACTGGTGCTGAAAGCCCTTGGACACCAGCGGTATGTAGACCTGCTGGGCGCTGGCGGCCAGGCTCGCGCCCAGCGCAATGCCAATGCCCAGGGTGATGCGCCATAGTTGTTTGCCGGACATGCTCGCTCCTTTGGGTGGTGTGGAAAAACGGGGTCAGCGCGCAGCGCGGCTTCGGCGCCGCAGGATGTCGGTGTAGACGGCCAGGATGATGATCACGCCGGTCACCACCGTCTGCCACTCCTGCGCCACGGACAGGATGCGCAGCCCATTGGTCAGCACGCTCATGATGAAGGCGCCGATGATGGTGCCCAAGATGGTGCCCGTCCCGCCCGCCAGCGAGGTGCCGCCGATGACCACGGCGGCAATCGCATCGAGTTCGTAGCCCTGGCCCAATGCCGGTTGCGCCGAGTTCAGGCGCGATGCAATCAGCAAACCGGCGATGCCGCAGATGGCGCCACTGACCGTGTACACGACGATCTTCCAGAAGTCGACATTCACGCCCGACAGACGCACGGCTTCCTCGTTGCTGCCCAGCGCAAAGGTGTAGCGCCCCAGGATCGTCCGGTTCAGCACCAGGCTCGCCGCCACGGCAACGACGAAGAGGATCAGCACCGCGTTCGGGATCGGCAGCGCCGGAATCAGCGCGGCGATCAGCGAATCTTGCGAAATCGCGCTGAAGCCCTCGGTGTCGTTGAAGTAAATCGGCCTGGTGCCGGAGATCACCAGCGACAAGCCCTTGAGCAGCATCATCATGCCCAGGGTGGCAATGAAGGGCGGAATTTTCAGCTTCGCGATCAAGGTCCCCGAGGTGAGACCGCACAGCGCTCCGGTGAGGATGGCCGCAGCAATGCCCAGCGGCAGTGGCCAGCCCAGATGGGTGAGCACCACGCCCGTCATCACGGCGCAAAAGGTCATCAGCGTGCCCACCGACAAATCGATGCCCGAGGTGATGATCACGAAGGTGCAGGCAATCGCCAGCACCCCGTTGACCGCAGTCGCCTGCAAAATGGCCACCAGATTGTCGGTTTGCAGGAAGTTGCGCGAGGCCATGCTGAAGAACGCCATCAGTGCCAGCAGGCTGGCAAAGGCCAGCAGTTTCTGGCGCATCTCGGGCCGAAAGAGCCGGGCTTTGGTCCATCCTTCGGTCGGCAGCGGGCTGAGAGTCTTTTGCATGGATCGTCTGCGGGAAATCAGTGGACGACGTGGCGCGGCGCGGCCTGGCGCCGGGTGGCCAGCGCCATGATGGCTTGCTGGGAGGCTTGGGCCCGCGTCAGTTCGCCGGTCACCCGGCCTTCGCACATCACCAAGATCCGATGCGCCAGGCGCAGGACCTCGGGCAGTTCGGACGAGATCACCACGATCGCCTTGCCCTGTCCGGCCAGTTCGTGCAACAGCTTGTGGATTTCGGCTTTGGCCCCCACGTCGATGCCGCGTGTCGGCTCATCGAAGAACAGGAT from the Verminephrobacter eiseniae EF01-2 genome contains:
- a CDS encoding ABC transporter substrate-binding protein produces the protein MSGKQLWRITLGIGIALGASLAASAQQVYIPLVSKGFQHQFWQSVKAGAEQAGKDFDVKVTFEGPESEAMIDKQIDMLAAVLAKNPKAIGLAALDKKAVVPLLKKAQAAKVLVVAFDASVDSDIPVTTASTDNRAAAALAADKMAELIGKSGEIALVVHDQTNSTGIDRRDGFVERIKTSYPGIKIVSIQYGGGDHLKSTEITKSILQANPNLKGIFGTNEGSAVGVINGVKEMKRKLVVIGYDAGKQQKDAIRAGLMAGAITQNPVGIGYKTVEAAVKALKGEKLPKVIDTGFYWYDKNNIDDPKIAAVLYD
- a CDS encoding ABC transporter permease, whose amino-acid sequence is MQKTLSPLPTEGWTKARLFRPEMRQKLLAFASLLALMAFFSMASRNFLQTDNLVAILQATAVNGVLAIACTFVIITSGIDLSVGTLMTFCAVMTGVVLTHLGWPLPLGIAAAILTGALCGLTSGTLIAKLKIPPFIATLGMMMLLKGLSLVISGTRPIYFNDTEGFSAISQDSLIAALIPALPIPNAVLILFVVAVAASLVLNRTILGRYTFALGSNEEAVRLSGVNVDFWKIVVYTVSGAICGIAGLLIASRLNSAQPALGQGYELDAIAAVVIGGTSLAGGTGTILGTIIGAFIMSVLTNGLRILSVAQEWQTVVTGVIIILAVYTDILRRRSRAAR